The stretch of DNA ATATCGAGCTTTCTAAGCAAGTTGCTGTTTAGCATCCGTTCCGTCCGCAAGCGCTTTGTACCGAACTCGGTACAAGACAATACAAAATGTTAACGGAACGCTCGTACCAATAGAAAGCTCTGTCGGACCTTTCTCTGTTTGAGGTGGGACAAATAATGTTTACAACACGACCTCAGCGAATATGCCGCGCGTAATGCCGGGGATCGAAGCGCAGTACGATCAGCAGCATCACCACCACCACGGCCGTCAATGACCACCAGGCCCACTCGAAGCTGCCCAGCTGGTCGCGGATCATCCCGGCAATCAACGGCGACAACCCGGCGATCAGGTAGCCGATGCCCTGCACAAAGGCCGTCAGGCCACCGGCACGGCGCGGGTTGTCGAGGTGGTCGAGGGACAGGATCAGGCTCATCGGAAACAAGCCGCCAATCCCCAGGCCGAGCAAACACGGCCACAGCAGGCTCAGGTATTGCGGGCTCAGGATCAGCCCGCAGAAGCCGGCGATGATCAGCACCAGCAGCACCGCGACCACACCCCGCTTGTCCCTCCGGCGGTTGGCGATGGCCGGGGTAATCAGGCCGGAGACCACTTCCATGGCCGTCAAAAAGCCCAGCAACAGGCCGGCGTTCTGTTCACTCCAGCCTTGTTCCACGTAGTACGGCGCCAGCCAGGCCAGCACGCAGGTGTAGGACGCGGTACCGAGGCCAAAGAAAATCGCCAGCAACCAGGCCCGGCGATTGCCGAAGAATGACGCCTGCGGGCCTGCGCCGGCTTGCGGCAGCGGCGGCAGCACCGAGCGTTGGGCGTACCAGAACACCAGCGCCAATACCGCGAGAACCGCCCAGATGGCCAGGCCGATGCGCCAGCTGCCGGTTTGCACCTGGATAAACGGCGAGAACGAAGCGGCGAGGGCCGCGCCGCCCATGATCGCGGTGACGTACAGGCCCATGAACAGGGAAACGTTGTCGCTGAAGCGCGACTTGATCAAGGCGGGCATCAACGTCTGGATCATCGCGATGCCTACGCCGGCGGCAATGGCGCTGAGGATCAGCTCAACCGCCGAGTCCAGGAACAACCGGGAGACGGTGGCCAGGCCGATCACCACCAGCGACAGCACAATGCTGCGATGCTCGCCGAAGCGTTTGGCCACGGCCATGCCAAAAAACATCGCCAGGCCCATGGCCATGACGGGCAGCATGGTCAGCAGGGAGGCCGTGCTGAAACTCAGGGCCACATCGGCGCGAATCGACGACAACAACGGGCCGACGGCGGCCATTGACGGGCGCAGGTTGAGGGCAACCAGCACAACGCTGATCATCAGCCAAACGGCGGTGGCGGGTTTTGCGCGGACGTTTTCCATGGACGAGCCTTGAACTGACAAGGGCAGTATTAGGCCGGGCGTGGGGGAGGGCGGCAAATGAGAAAGTCGTTGGGGCTATTGAAAAAATGCATCTGCTGACACGGCACAAATCAACAGGTAGGAGCTGGCTTGCCTGCGATAGCGGTGGGTCAGGCAACACATCTGTGTCTGATAGACCGCAATCGCAGGCAAGCCAGCTCCCACAGGTAACAGTGGTGCTCTTGAGTGTTTCTACACCGCCCGGATCACATGCTTGATCTCCTGAAACGCCTGCAACCCCCAAGGCCCCAGTTCACGGCCAATGCTGCTCTGCTTGTAACCACCCCACGCCGTTTGCGGGAAGATCACCTGCGGCGCATTGATCCACACCAAACCCACCTGCAAAGCATTGGCCACTCGCTCAGCCGCTTCCAGGTTGCTGCTCAGCACGCTCGCGACCAGGCCAAACTCACTGTCATTGGCCAGCGCCACCGCCTCGGCCTCATTGGCAAAACTGCGCACGCACAGCACCGGGCCGAAGATCTCCTCGTTCCACAACGCGCTGTCCAACGGCACTTCAGTGAAGACCGTCGGGCGAATGAAATACCCATGAGGCAAATCCGCCGGGCGCCCGCCGCCACACAGCAGCTTCGCGCCGGCTTGCACGCCACGTTCGATATGCCCCAGCACCCGCTGGTACTGCGCACGGTTGACCAATGCGCCCATTTCCACGTCTTCGGCAAACGGGTCCGCCACGCGAATGCTCTCGGCCCTGGCCTGCAAGCGGGTGAGAAACTCGTCCGCCAGTTCGTCGGCCACCAACACCCGGCTGGTGGCGGAACACATCTGCCCGGCGTTGAAGAAACCACCGCCGCAGGCCAGTTCCACGGCCAGGTCGAGGTCGGCGTCCGCCAGTACCAGCAACGCGGATTTGCCGCCCAGTTCCAGGCTCACACCCTTGACCGTTTCGGCGGCGCGCTGCATCACCTGCACGCCCACGGCATTGCTGCCGGTGAAGGAGATTTTCGCGATCCGTGGGTCAGCCGCCATCGGCGCGCCCACCGCCAGGCCAGTGCCGCAGACCAGGTTGAACACACCGGCAGGCAAGCCCACCGAGGCGATGATCCTGGCCAGTTCCAGCTCTGCCAGCGGCGTCACTTCCGAAGGCTTGAGCACCACGCAGCAACCGGCCGCCAGCGCGGGGGCGAGTTTCCAGGCGGTGGTCACCATCGGGAAATTCCACGGCACGATCAGGCCCACCACGCCGCAGGGTTCACGGCGTACACGGGCGCTGAAATCCTCAGTGGGCAGTACCACCGGACGGTCCTGGGTGGCGTCCATTTCGTCGGCCAGGTTCGCGTAATAGGCAAAGGTGGCGATCACGTCATCCACATCGATGCCGGCTTCAAACAGCGGCTTGCCATTGTTGCTCGATTGCAGTTGCATCAGGTGTTCACGCTCTGCGCTCACACCCTCGGCGATCTTGCGCAACAGCGCGGCGCGGTCGCGGCCTGTGCTTTTTGACCAGCTCGGGAAGGCCGCGCTGGCGGCGCCGATGGCCTCAGTCACCGCGCCTGCATCACCCACGCTCACTTGGGCCAGGGTGGCCTCGGTGGCCGGGTTGATCACGTCCAGCACGTCATGGCCGGCACGCCACGCGCCATTGATAAACAGCCCATTCAATACCGCGCTCATACCGCCACCTCCTTCATCCAAAGCCCCTGGTCGATTTCAATCAG from Pseudomonas sp. NC02 encodes:
- a CDS encoding aldehyde dehydrogenase family protein, producing MSAVLNGLFINGAWRAGHDVLDVINPATEATLAQVSVGDAGAVTEAIGAASAAFPSWSKSTGRDRAALLRKIAEGVSAEREHLMQLQSSNNGKPLFEAGIDVDDVIATFAYYANLADEMDATQDRPVVLPTEDFSARVRREPCGVVGLIVPWNFPMVTTAWKLAPALAAGCCVVLKPSEVTPLAELELARIIASVGLPAGVFNLVCGTGLAVGAPMAADPRIAKISFTGSNAVGVQVMQRAAETVKGVSLELGGKSALLVLADADLDLAVELACGGGFFNAGQMCSATSRVLVADELADEFLTRLQARAESIRVADPFAEDVEMGALVNRAQYQRVLGHIERGVQAGAKLLCGGGRPADLPHGYFIRPTVFTEVPLDSALWNEEIFGPVLCVRSFANEAEAVALANDSEFGLVASVLSSNLEAAERVANALQVGLVWINAPQVIFPQTAWGGYKQSSIGRELGPWGLQAFQEIKHVIRAV
- a CDS encoding cyanate transporter codes for the protein MENVRAKPATAVWLMISVVLVALNLRPSMAAVGPLLSSIRADVALSFSTASLLTMLPVMAMGLAMFFGMAVAKRFGEHRSIVLSLVVIGLATVSRLFLDSAVELILSAIAAGVGIAMIQTLMPALIKSRFSDNVSLFMGLYVTAIMGGAALAASFSPFIQVQTGSWRIGLAIWAVLAVLALVFWYAQRSVLPPLPQAGAGPQASFFGNRRAWLLAIFFGLGTASYTCVLAWLAPYYVEQGWSEQNAGLLLGFLTAMEVVSGLITPAIANRRRDKRGVVAVLLVLIIAGFCGLILSPQYLSLLWPCLLGLGIGGLFPMSLILSLDHLDNPRRAGGLTAFVQGIGYLIAGLSPLIAGMIRDQLGSFEWAWWSLTAVVVVMLLIVLRFDPRHYARHIR